The DNA window tatgttaaatctttgtaaaaaataccatatcattagtatcattttaatcgttctaaaggatttagccgcataaagctgtgacccttggaagaatcgatgttcacgcgtgacaaattgaaattgtgcgaaggttccggtacgaacatcacaagccgaacatcgataccaggggcacaggcacatgttctgggttcattatatatttataaagggctgacgattcagtggatggtccgggtaaatttaaattgtaaatgaacgcattgctggtttcaagtaaaagcctggataagagcggatatggtatgagagtctgtcgtggaaaggggaacaggccgcttttatttgtaaagtttgaatctcctcgatattgaagatgttgaagctgcaagtatgtatttcattttaatccattcgagaccgagatttaattgtaaaacgatacctaggtgtcggtacgatctgaatgtttagttggaatgattctgtgttttactctctccagggtatccttttcatactttgattttaaatcgatgacaatcttaaatagtatgcctcatatttttaaaatataaaattatatactatgttattctataatgtattatatacagttatatatatatatatatatatatatatataataattctatattgaaaaaaatatgaaattaacatgatatatacattactacataagttatatataaaatatgtatattatacccttgcctactgactgatatgaatttctttcggtctcgaatgcgttaaaagagagcgcaaagaagtcgaaattacttattgtaattagtaaaacgacctgagaggcagacagatacaagaaagaaggaatattatattagcggcattatcatgtttttgctctctttaattctttcatcgagacagacaatctacaggtattaatcgaccaatttctccaagctgataacttcgaattgatgtttatatataagaagtgttatgtgttaatctgtctaaatgtttaaaaggtgttataaattaaatgttgttaaacgatacgtaattgccttttgatcgtaaattttactatcaagtaaaattttatggtattttatggtatggggtcttttatgtatgcgtaatcattgtgaattataccaatttatgtgatcgatattaaaggtgtttaaaagcatgtatttttttctatattattattctcctatattattatcctacattattatagcattcctatattattataatatccaattacatgttgatacacaagatatacagattattatttataacgttttggttttcttaattgagtcattcatttagtacaaatgataagaaattagtaataattcacaaaaaaaggatattgtagtagaaatattataaaaaaacattttctgttttagtgtagagttactccttcttacagacagtgtcgtacaaatctgtacgtctctgagaaaatgtaggtatccgagcccttacttcctcaacaacttttagatctgttagaaaaaagaaacatacgaagtaataagtaatgcttactaataaattcaacaaatacagaggaggatggctaaatcgataaattaacgagactaaaaattaattacaacatggatctctcgcttttaattttaagctgtaaattaccgatatcggtgactgccatattctcttgagtttccaaatcgtaaagaatctttccccagggattggtcaactgtgtatgtccccatgcgacgtaacttgcttaaggaacacgagccggtgatatgcaggcaacgtataattgattatcattcgctctgaaacgctgaagtaatgaccagagcagtggtccagtggtcatattgaatgccgctggatatatcagcatttggcaacctaacccagagaagcaggaaatatgaagccaccgaataccaattaacttcgtagttgcacggttcacattccatcatttctgaatatgcgaggacagtcctcttattgtgcttttaattcttttatttgtttcattttcagcaaatatactggttttttaaattaagcttctttttatacagagttacagattatattaattttatatagaatatatttaagaaagatatttaattttttgctagttaagtattgatcgattaagttactgtacctttgttccgataaatgcgtgccatttcctcgaatctaatatcatagcaaatgccaatacctattttgcagcccttcacatcgaacgtcgttagggagttaccaggactgagtgaatcactctctcgaaaagtaatcttattaggaatgtcgatgtcgaatagatgtacctaataacataaaaatgtggtcgctaattatattgctgcaacttttgtaatttaatatcaaagttaccaactcctaaactttaattattttttatttaataactgacagcgtttttatcactttcttttattaaaaaatcttatcatttaataatgtttaaaaaggagaaaaaataagtataataatattttaagtatgtgaaaaatttatacaacaacaaacacattacaacaaaaatgggcgtttcccgtatcataacgtattttataaaccgtaaattatagaattggttatagtatacgtatgtacatatgtatattcctaaattattcctagatagagtcactttcttcaccccgatattttcaaattcaaagccataaaggaatatattacttacctttcggtgtcttgctatcaaagttccatcgggaccccaaatagtacaggtattgtacaatttatcgccctctatttcaggcatcgtaccaccaactacatagatgttgttttctttagctgcgttcgatgaagcaacgctcgtttcaccatcaggaatactctcgccgtatttaggaaagtactctgcattgcaatatttcaattaatgaaaaataactgtcttttgttccaaccataaattaaattgaaatgtttgtcagttttttattttctaaattatcaaaataactaagttttatatttcgacttaattaaatatgcaatttcttagctaatagtatatataataaattgtttctacaggttcaaaatgaaaaatgaatatttagaaatatttaattacgacaatgctatttgtgttagcatcagtggcttgttactcaacgactttgctagtactttttgaaacataaagttagttttcaattaacacttatactagaggcggaattataaatgcaaaataattgataatactaatttataagtacccaattattagtatcttaaaaaatatatttatacaaaaatcacgataatcatgaaaatggggaaatcctatattctcgaatcaattcacaatctTTATGGAAGTATAAACGGTAAGGTAATTTGTCTACTTTTACTTTTTCTATATAGTTGTTACACACAtagtaaattattgaaaaaaaaaacaaattattacgTATTCCATATGGTGAATTAAAGCATTCAGGAAGAGCTATAATATCAGCATTGTGCTCTTTTGCGCTAGAAATGTAGGAAACTGCCTGCTCTACATTTTTGCGTTTTACTTCATTTACTTCAAGTTGTACCAACGCCAAGCGAAATGCTAAAATGTTGGAAAAGTTAAATACATTCGGTTATATATTTCCCATACtttttatctataaatactttttacatAGTGAATACTTACTCGACATCGTTCGCACTACTTGTTTAGCGATGTTTGTAAGTATCATAATGTTGAGGTTATGTATGGTACTACTCAATATCAACATTACGTAAGCAATACGCagggatttttaataattcttggtAAAGTTTAGGacattaatttttatgtaattgtaaacattatttgttcacaatttgtccatttACTTTGCAACAAAAAGAACGCATCTGCAAGCGTGTTAATCGGATAACGACGAACTTCATTTCGCAAACACCGACAcgtgaaacattttgaagttaCGTCGACGCGAGAGTAATTGGTTCCCTTAAATTACTcaatttccatttctttcgcCATGTATATTCAAGTATTGCATTTGAATTGCAGAGCAGTCGAAAGTAGAGGAGCACCTCGCCGATATATCGACAGGAAcatgaattttttttcatagggcgaatattttttccattgaattattaaaccgagtcaaattttcaaactcaaccacttaatttaatcgttttacataaaacatttcaatcttttttcttctaaatactttacctatatttcatctggctgaatattccatatttttaaagcttgttgataattacaaatacgTTATTATCATTCTGAAGCTAGAAATTTGAAGTAAAATTGCTCTGCGCGAAGGAGGAAATAATTCAACGTTTTATATATAGctgttaaaatgatataataagtttcagtaaaatagcttcactaaaatttgtggtttttttccttttctatttttttttttttttgttttatgtgtTCAAGGGCGAACGTTCCCTctcatttcttgtatttttatgaGGAATTTAGCCTTTTTACACCACGAGAGCCTCAACGTTTTCATTTTCACGCCTACGCTACGCTCGTTAAACACGTTCTAATGAGACCATGTGCTGACATTGcgagttttattattttcgcacaataatctatcattttagatttcaaatattacattcatacatttttcgttgtaaatttctttctctatttaaacaatttaccaTTGTTGCTAcaataaatcaattaattaaattaattgatcAGTTTAAACTTAAAATATCATTTCATAAGTTTTCGTCACTTGAATCTAAAAACAACAGAAAACGGTATACCCGCATCATTCATAGAAAGGAGATTAAAACGCTAGAGTGATCATATTCAACGATCACAAAACGATAATAGGACATTGTGTTTCTTCTGAAGGGCATGAAATTGTCAGGAGATTATGCCATAAATGAAATTGGAAGCTGGCTGGTCAAAGGGATTAAACTCGGTTAAACTCAATTGTGCTATATTGCACAAAGACTTGAGAACTGCTACCAAATATCTACTAGCTTAAAGGTGTGCTGATTACACCttacaaattgtaattatatttcaaatacaatctcctaagtaataagtaaattaaattaatactttaccTAGAATCTGTGATAcattaatataacaaaaatacatttcttaaattattcattaatttgcaatgtaattagaatattatctttattttctggTGTCTTTATTATTCTTAAAAGATACGCTGCTTGTTTGCAAATTTAACACTACGTATgctattaataaatcattttatatttaattttgcaaccttcaatcattgttaaaattgattgatAATACTGTTGGttaatagaaatttgaaaatgctcTCGTTTCCACTCGATTAAAAAGTAATTGCACAAACTGTCACAGTGTTGACTACAAATCACGTGTGTCGttctattaaatttatacacaatagtatttattctcgttttaatttaaaatgaaatatgttattgtaTGAATAGCAGAATgttcaaataattgaaacaacTTTTTGTCCTCTAATTAATGattctcatttaaaaaaatttaagaattttaatCAAGAAGATTTTGAAGTCTCGATCTAAAATGACCAAGGATTGAAACAGAGAATATTTTGATGCCAACAAATACATATTCTTCAGATATGAAACAAATGTGATAATAAAAATCGATGTACATGAATGAATgttgaaatattggaaaattgtataattatatccATTCTCTGTTGCGTTTAGATGTTTCAATTAATGTTTCATcagaatttttatcgaatattttagaGGTACTGGCTGTaaggtttttttttaaattaaaattaaaattaaatgtaaGAACAGATTCAaagtataacatttaaaaatttgtggttataaaatttacttgtaTGTCATAATTATGTAAGTGAATTAatctcataattaattaaatgaatttattctatgtgagtaaattatatttatctataataagtcttaacttattattaataatcagCTAACATTGCATAATACTAAGTAAAGTAACTGAAAATTCTCGACGtgagaattaattataatttcatcaagaaaataaaaaagaaaagaaaagaaaagaaaaaaaaaattctatgtaAGTGATTGTTCTATGTAAGTAATTCTACGTAAGTGATTTGGGGCTCGGCCAGTACCTTGCCCTTCTTTGGGATATTCCGAATTATCTGTCCTCTCCGAGTTGCAAATCTGATATCTCAGATGTTAGGGAAACCCCCTGGCCGGTAAGACACGATAGACAGATGAGACTAAACGGCTGGTGGAGAGGGCAATTATCAACAGAGGGTCACACCGTGCGGATACAATACTGGGGTCTCAATAAAATCTTACAACCGTGGTGTTCAGAACATCAAACTCTGTTTGCATACACCCGGTGCACATAAAGTGTCAAATTACACTAACACTGGATTTATTGAACCTCTTTCAGCTTGACCAGTGGCTCTTTAGTTTATGATTTGCAACAGAATCCCTGCATCAACGCAGATTCGCGAAACATACAACTTCACGCACCAAATATCGATTACAGTCAATCGACACTAACAATCAATAATTTGTCTGCGAGATGCTCCTCTGGAagttttaactatatatattccggttttaactatatatatttaactatatatattaactatatattttccctaggaacagtaagattttaacgatacagctttatcaagagatcttaatgtcataaacggtatcgaaacttcgtaattaataatgttaaggaagaaaatattggtaatctcctcgaacgacgagcgcttgatattcacaattagaactcgataacttagcttcttataatatcccaataaaatgttatttatcgattacaattgtcctgtcgtatattattgtgtttgctttataaatgtgaactttattcaaaaacagttcatcgatataacggtattgaagagaactactcgagaaactatatctagcccttggatggagggattgcttgcttcttacaatcgaataattggagtgtaactagaaacacgaacggtagtttagcaatggagaagaactttagaacgacagcaattttcttcttgtttctttgagaaaggcaccgttcattttatgtttgcgagaatggggttgttggacgaatttgattaaaacggaaagatctttaacaaatattcttcccattgatacattcctatatttttgatttaattatttgaaaatgcaattttgcatatacctatgtgctattatatactataatcgcaggcgtttctttaaaatgatgtactattgaaacaaggcaaagtatcgtcgagttcttctagattcaatttctcaaaagaatggctctattgattaaccaaacatagttcccataagcatatacgtacttctcagaaaagatagttatatctagatcaatattactccccacagtgacctatatgtcaaagaaaaaaaagacacatcaagtattaaatcatactactattacgtccactatctctacaaatcctccactcttggaaaagtctatcgtattcaaacgtaacgtaactcaaattaaatcttttccatcatcataaatacgaaacatttataaaattatcatcttcgattatttactcaacatctagctaacaaaatcttctccatcgccgtaccccttaatcctgaccgcgtacaattaacgtatgaatagttaatttattgaaatttaaacgaccattttacgctacttgtactcgaatgattttaggatcttgctgtatctcttgcacagtgttatactgacaggcgagaaacatagaaacgtaacttccgatccactgatttaccctaaacagacgatgataggttatacggtgcacgcaatacagaagtgtttccgatgcaattcgaaggtgcgttgttacaatggagttcatcgatccataatgactatttccccgccaactacagcctgtaataacggaatagccaataa is part of the Bombus vancouverensis nearcticus unplaced genomic scaffold, iyBomVanc1_principal scaffold0066, whole genome shotgun sequence genome and encodes:
- the LOC143304945 gene encoding omega-amidase NIT2-A-like, which gives rise to MPEIEGDKLYNTCTIWGPDGTLIARHRKVHLFDIDIPNKITFRESDSLSPGNSLTTFDVKGCKIGIGICYDIRFEEMARIYRNKGCQMLIYPAAFNMTTGPLLWSLLQRFRANDNQLYVACISPARVP